One stretch of candidate division TA06 bacterium DNA includes these proteins:
- the secF gene encoding protein translocase subunit SecF codes for MISIFKSIPKFAFIPNRYKAYIFSIAITVVAIVSVLAHGGLKLGVDFTGGTLLQVHFQAPVNTDQVRTALSDAGFSITEIQKIKDTDKIKNAFLIRTGLQNDAAGKDQSMGQQMAEALTQKLPQNAVTVDSDETVGPKIGKELQLKALWAVLVGLLFILIYVNFRFDFRFGVAAIISLFHDVACTIGFISLTGMEFNMQSMAVLLTILGYSINDSIVVADRIRENVKKPHKETYGELVNRSINETLSRTLVTAVSVFLVLIALQLFSGRVLSDFTKPMLFGLIIGTYSSIFIVASLVVDWEIKSPIKRKK; via the coding sequence ATGATTTCAATTTTCAAAAGCATTCCCAAGTTCGCCTTTATACCCAACCGGTATAAAGCCTATATATTTTCCATCGCCATCACCGTGGTGGCCATAGTTTCGGTGCTGGCCCACGGGGGCCTGAAGCTGGGGGTTGATTTTACAGGAGGAACCCTGCTTCAGGTGCATTTCCAAGCGCCCGTCAATACAGATCAGGTCCGGACCGCTTTATCCGATGCCGGGTTCAGCATCACCGAGATCCAGAAGATCAAGGACACCGACAAGATAAAGAACGCCTTCCTGATCCGGACCGGCCTTCAGAATGACGCAGCGGGAAAGGACCAGTCCATGGGCCAGCAGATGGCCGAGGCTTTGACCCAAAAGCTGCCGCAGAATGCGGTGACCGTCGACAGCGACGAGACCGTGGGGCCCAAGATTGGCAAGGAACTCCAGCTGAAGGCGCTTTGGGCGGTCCTGGTGGGCCTGTTGTTCATCCTGATCTATGTCAACTTCCGGTTCGACTTCCGGTTCGGGGTGGCGGCCATCATCTCCCTGTTCCATGACGTGGCCTGCACCATCGGTTTCATCTCCCTGACCGGCATGGAATTCAACATGCAGTCGATGGCGGTGCTGCTGACCATCCTCGGATATTCCATCAACGATTCCATCGTGGTGGCCGACCGGATCCGGGAGAACGTCAAGAAGCCCCACAAGGAGACCTACGGCGAACTGGTGAACCGGTCCATCAATGAGACCCTGTCCCGGACCCTGGTCACCGCAGTGTCGGTCTTCCTGGTGCTGATCGCCTTGCAGCTTTTCTCGGGACGGGTGCTGTCCGATTTCACCAAGCCCATGCTGTTCGGACTGATCATCGGCACCTACTCTTCCATCTTCATCGTGGCCAGCCTGGTGGTGGACTGGGAAATAAAATCCCCCATCAAGCGCAAGAAATAG